cttcttctactaccacTACTTTGCAACTGCGAGAGAATCCAATCAAGTCTTAAAAACTCACTCTCTAGCTTTTTCTCTCCCTCCCCTATTTATATCCATCCATCTTTTCTCTCATCTTTCTTCGAACTCCAAGACAAGCAACTAGTTATATATCGTTTTTCcaacaacaaatatatatatatatatgcataccAATTTTCTTTTGTTCTAAACTGTTTTTGCTACTTATATCCTTTCTATAGAATCCttattttcatcatcatcaaatgGATAGATTACCTAAATGTGGTGCTAACTATACCCCTCTTTCCCCTCTAACATTCTTGCCAAGAGCTGCATCAGTTTATCCCGATCGTATCTCTATCATTTATGGTCGTACCCATTTTAATTGGGGACAAACTTACGAACGATGCCTCCGCCTTGCTTCATCTCTCCGGTCAGTAAATATTGGCAAGAATGATGTGGTAAGCAGGTGTTTATGATCATGATAGATGAGATAGAGATGTAATTTTATATACGGttaattttactaaaaactataATAATTAACTTGGGTTGTCGTTGGTTAAATTTTCAGGTATCAGTACTAGCACCAAACGTTCCAGCTCTTTATGAGATGCATTTCGGTGTTCCCATGGCTGGAGCTGTATTGAATGCAATAAATACAAGGCTTGATGCGAACAATATTGCAACAATCCTCAAGCACTCAGAAGCCAAAGTATTTTTTGTCGATTATCAGTATGTTCCAGTGGCAAGTGAAGCAATCAAACTACTTTGTGACTCACTTGGAAGTACAATCTCTCAATCGTCGATACCACTTGTTATCGtgattgatgatgttgattcGCCAAAAGGAATACGATTAGGTGAGCTTGAATATGAAAACTTGTTGCTAAgtggaaaccctaattatgtaccaTTCGGTGATCAGATATTGGATGAATGGGATCCAATCACGCTGAATTATACTTCGGGGACCACGTCCGCACCAAAAGGAGTCGTGTATAGTCATCGAGGTTCTTACCTGAGTACTAAAAGTCTGATTCTACAATGGGAGATGAAAAGTGAGCCAGTTTATCTTTGGTCGCTTCCTATGTTTCATTGTAATGGATGGACTTTCACTTGGGGAGTTGCAGCACGAGGAGGAACTAATGTTTGCATCCGTAACACTTGCGCTGAAGACATGCACCATGCCATCACAGTACATAAAGTTACACATATGTGTTGTGCTCCAATCGTGTTCAATATTCTCTTAGAAGGGAAACCaaatcctcctcatcatcataataaccAGTCGCTCCTAAGCCATCCTGTTGAAGTTCTCACAGGAGGTGCACCACCGCCAGCAGCCTTATTAGAGAagattgaagaattagggtttcatgtaacGCATGCTTATGGTCTAACTGAAGCAACAGGACCAGCATTAGTTTGTGAATGGCAAACAAAGTGGAACGCGTTACCAAATCATGAGCAGTCAAAGTTGAAAGCAAGACAGGGTGTTAGTGTTCTTTCTCTTGCGGAGATTGATGTGAAAGTTTTGGAAACAATGGTGAGCGTGCCAAGAGACGGAAAATCGGTCGGAGAAATCGTTTTACGGGGAAGTAGTATTATGAAAGGTtatttcaaagatgaagaagCAACACGGAAGGCTTTCAAAAATGGCTGGTTTCTCACCGGTGATGTTGGT
The nucleotide sequence above comes from Papaver somniferum cultivar HN1 chromosome 8, ASM357369v1, whole genome shotgun sequence. Encoded proteins:
- the LOC113303202 gene encoding probable acyl-activating enzyme 12, peroxisomal, encoding MDRLPKCGANYTPLSPLTFLPRAASVYPDRISIIYGRTHFNWGQTYERCLRLASSLRSVNIGKNDVVSVLAPNVPALYEMHFGVPMAGAVLNAINTRLDANNIATILKHSEAKVFFVDYQYVPVASEAIKLLCDSLGSTISQSSIPLVIVIDDVDSPKGIRLGELEYENLLLSGNPNYVPFGDQILDEWDPITLNYTSGTTSAPKGVVYSHRGSYLSTKSLILQWEMKSEPVYLWSLPMFHCNGWTFTWGVAARGGTNVCIRNTCAEDMHHAITVHKVTHMCCAPIVFNILLEGKPNPPHHHNNQSLLSHPVEVLTGGAPPPAALLEKIEELGFHVTHAYGLTEATGPALVCEWQTKWNALPNHEQSKLKARQGVSVLSLAEIDVKVLETMVSVPRDGKSVGEIVLRGSSIMKGYFKDEEATRKAFKNGWFLTGDVGIIHPDGYFEIKDRSKDVIISGGENISSVEVEAVLYRHTNILEAAVVAMPHPFFGETPCAFVTLRSKSVPKNEETKKEREIIEFCRKSLPHFMAPKKVVFLEELPKTATGKIQKFELRALAKTYRSPPTSSSTPQVKSIDQHTTTRRPYVPDHQHPQLEQVLAMSRL